Proteins encoded by one window of Bacillus solimangrovi:
- a CDS encoding enoyl-CoA hydratase/isomerase family protein, with translation MNTNSVTVQKEAGFANVYIEHGEVNLLTNELIVELIQVIAELNQDENNRVVIFRSKNEHFFSAHLDITVINRREEGVTGTANFMQMIEDVRNMNAVTFAIVDGAARGGGNEFVMACDIAYGTENAVFAQPELNINIPPGGQGSVQAARRLGRTKALEFLLTGADMDAQTAERFGLITRYVPSKDIEQKIQQVVPPLTFLAQRDLDMIKEIVDLAIVDEVSAIKLEQQRFIEREAEDKTQYLIEKLLKHGGQTSREIKMSELLADVAADVMQEMESMNKQ, from the coding sequence ATGAATACAAACAGTGTAACAGTTCAAAAAGAAGCAGGTTTTGCGAATGTGTATATTGAGCATGGCGAAGTGAATTTACTTACAAATGAGCTTATTGTCGAATTGATACAGGTGATAGCAGAATTGAATCAAGATGAAAACAATCGCGTTGTTATCTTCCGTTCAAAAAATGAACATTTCTTTAGTGCGCATTTAGACATAACTGTAATAAACCGAAGGGAAGAAGGAGTAACGGGAACAGCAAACTTTATGCAAATGATTGAAGATGTGAGAAATATGAATGCCGTTACATTTGCTATCGTTGACGGGGCTGCCAGAGGTGGTGGAAACGAATTTGTTATGGCTTGTGATATAGCATATGGTACAGAAAATGCTGTATTTGCTCAGCCTGAGTTAAACATAAATATTCCACCTGGTGGACAAGGATCTGTCCAAGCTGCACGACGTTTAGGTCGAACAAAAGCTTTAGAGTTTTTGTTGACGGGTGCAGACATGGATGCACAAACAGCAGAACGCTTTGGGCTCATTACACGTTATGTTCCATCAAAAGATATTGAACAGAAAATTCAACAAGTTGTACCACCATTAACATTCCTTGCACAGCGAGATCTTGACATGATTAAGGAAATTGTAGACTTGGCAATCGTAGATGAAGTATCCGCAATTAAGCTAGAACAACAAAGGTTTATTGAACGAGAAGCAGAAGATAAAACTCAATACTTAATAGAAAAATTATTAAAGCATGGAGGACAAACATCCAGAGAAATTAAGATGTCAGAGCTTTTAGCTGATGTTGCTGCTGATGTTATGCAGGAGATGGAAAGTATGAATAAGCAGTAA
- a CDS encoding 2'-5' RNA ligase family protein: protein MAIRVGIASLLSGQEKKEVLHYWDVFKEEYHSVGVQSFDHPNLGFQGGECSDVEALKVELVNLCERIRPFEIIVDGFGYFESPAKVVFLNVIKTNALLELHKEINRLLDDKCNDIFELYTPENWVPHISLAMGDLSNEHFDKFKVDYAEKSPSFNQTISNLALVEFKNNGRVELLHCFDIT from the coding sequence ATGGCTATTAGGGTTGGTATAGCTTCATTGTTATCAGGTCAAGAAAAAAAAGAAGTATTGCATTATTGGGATGTTTTTAAGGAAGAATATCATTCAGTAGGCGTACAATCTTTTGACCACCCCAATTTAGGATTTCAAGGTGGGGAGTGTTCAGATGTAGAAGCATTAAAGGTTGAATTAGTTAATCTTTGTGAGAGAATTAGACCTTTTGAAATTATTGTAGATGGCTTTGGATACTTTGAATCCCCAGCAAAAGTCGTTTTTTTAAACGTAATTAAAACGAACGCATTGCTTGAATTACATAAAGAAATTAATCGTTTATTAGATGATAAATGTAATGATATATTCGAACTTTATACACCTGAAAATTGGGTACCTCATATCAGTTTGGCAATGGGAGATTTATCAAACGAGCATTTCGATAAGTTCAAAGTAGATTACGCCGAGAAATCACCATCTTTTAACCAAACAATATCTAACCTAGCACTTGTCGAATTTAAGAATAATGGTCGTGTCGAATTGCTTCACTGTTTCGACATTACATAA